From Streptomyces qinzhouensis, one genomic window encodes:
- a CDS encoding acyl-CoA dehydrogenase family protein encodes MDFAFDERTEELRARLGAFMTECVLPAEPVAEEQRAGQASPWATPPVVEELKAEARRRGLWNLFLPDREYGAGLTNLQYAPLAELTGHSPQLGPTAVNCAAPDTGNMEVLAQFGTAEQRERWLEPLLAGRIRSAFAMTEPEVASSDATNIRTRIERDGDSYVINGRKWYISGAMNPACAVFVVMGMTDPDRADVRRRQSMVLVPRSTPGVRIVRAMKVYGYEDHAHGGHAEVVFENVRVPVAQVIGEEGGGFAIAQARLGPGRIHHCMRLIGMAERAIALMCERARSRTVFGRPLADQGVVRNWIADARVTVEQLRLLVLKTAWLMDTAGNRGAHTEIQAIKIATPRAVVDIIDRAVQLHGGAGVGQDTPLAELWAAARTLRLADGPDEVHQRSLARRELRRYS; translated from the coding sequence GTGGACTTCGCGTTCGACGAGCGGACCGAGGAGCTCCGGGCCCGGCTCGGGGCGTTCATGACGGAGTGCGTCCTGCCCGCCGAGCCGGTGGCCGAGGAGCAGCGCGCCGGGCAGGCATCACCGTGGGCGACCCCGCCGGTCGTCGAGGAGCTGAAGGCGGAGGCCCGCCGCCGGGGGCTGTGGAATCTCTTCCTGCCGGACCGGGAGTACGGTGCCGGGCTGACCAATCTCCAGTACGCGCCGCTGGCGGAGCTCACCGGCCACAGCCCTCAGCTGGGCCCGACGGCCGTCAACTGCGCCGCCCCCGACACCGGGAACATGGAGGTGCTCGCCCAGTTCGGCACCGCCGAGCAGCGCGAGCGCTGGCTGGAGCCACTGCTCGCGGGCCGGATCCGGTCGGCGTTCGCGATGACGGAGCCGGAGGTCGCCTCCTCCGACGCCACCAATATCCGGACCCGGATCGAACGGGACGGCGACAGCTATGTCATCAACGGCCGCAAGTGGTACATCTCCGGCGCCATGAACCCTGCTTGCGCGGTCTTCGTCGTGATGGGCATGACCGACCCGGACCGCGCCGACGTCCGGCGCCGGCAGTCCATGGTGCTGGTGCCCCGGTCCACCCCGGGGGTGCGGATCGTCCGGGCGATGAAGGTGTACGGCTACGAGGACCATGCCCACGGCGGCCATGCCGAGGTGGTGTTCGAGAACGTCCGGGTGCCGGTGGCGCAGGTGATCGGCGAGGAGGGCGGCGGTTTCGCCATCGCCCAGGCCCGGCTGGGACCGGGCCGGATCCACCACTGCATGCGGCTGATCGGGATGGCCGAGCGGGCGATCGCGCTGATGTGCGAGCGGGCCCGGTCCCGTACGGTTTTCGGCCGGCCGCTGGCGGACCAGGGGGTGGTCCGGAACTGGATCGCCGATGCCCGGGTCACCGTCGAGCAGCTGCGGCTGCTCGTCCTCAAAACCGCCTGGCTGATGGACACCGCGGGCAACCGGGGGGCGCACACCGAGATCCAGGCCATCAAGATCGCGACGCCGCGTGCGGTCGTGGACATCATCGACCGGGCGGTCCAGCTCCACGGCGGGGCCGGGGTCGGCCAGGACACCCCGCTGGCGGAGCTGTGGGCCGCGGCCCGGACGCTCCGGCTGGCCGACGGGCCGGACGAGGTCCATCAGCGTTCCCTCGCCCGCCGTGAACTGCGGCGGTACTCCTGA
- a CDS encoding TetR/AcrR family transcriptional regulator, which yields MARTTDGDGTPVPRKLLSAATRLFAEHGYGKTSVQEIVEAAGVTKGALYHYFGSKEDLLQEVYGRMLRLQQERLDAFAGADAPVDVRLRAAAADVVVTTIENLQDATIFFRSMHHLSPGKNKQVRAERRRYHERFRALVEEGQTSGVFSSATPADLVVDYHFGSVHHLSTWYRPDGPLTKEQVADHLADLLLRALRP from the coding sequence ATGGCCAGGACGACGGACGGGGACGGCACCCCCGTACCGCGGAAGCTGCTGTCCGCCGCCACCAGGCTGTTCGCCGAACACGGCTACGGCAAGACCTCCGTCCAGGAGATCGTCGAGGCGGCGGGCGTGACCAAGGGCGCCCTCTACCACTACTTCGGTTCCAAGGAGGACCTCCTCCAGGAGGTGTACGGGCGGATGCTCCGCCTCCAGCAGGAGCGGCTCGACGCCTTCGCCGGCGCCGACGCGCCCGTCGACGTCCGGCTGCGGGCCGCCGCCGCCGACGTCGTCGTCACCACCATCGAGAACCTCCAGGACGCCACCATCTTCTTCCGCTCCATGCACCACCTCTCACCCGGGAAGAACAAGCAGGTACGGGCGGAACGGCGGCGCTACCACGAGCGGTTCCGGGCGCTGGTGGAGGAGGGCCAGACGAGCGGGGTCTTCTCGTCGGCCACCCCCGCCGATCTGGTGGTCGACTACCACTTCGGCTCCGTCCACCATCTGTCGACCTGGTACCGCCCCGACGGACCGCTGACCAAGGAACAGGTCGCGGACCATCTCGCGGACCTGCTGCTGCGGGCCCTGCGTCCCTGA
- a CDS encoding exo-beta-N-acetylmuramidase NamZ family protein, which produces MSLSRRGLLAASGAAGALAATGSAARADDDGGGRSGEGHGHGRRGSRVRTGFDRLAADGYALLAGERVGVVTNPTGVTSSVRHVVDVMHADDRVDLVAVFGPEHGFRGTAQAGGSEGRYDDPATGLPVYDTYRKSGQPLADIFTASGVDTVVFDIQDAGARFYTYIWTLFDCMESAAVAGKRFVVLDRPNPVTGRAALGPVLEPRYASFVGRRPIAQAHGMTVAELAALFNAEFLKDRPVRLETVRMSGWRRSDFFDATGLPWVPPSPNMPTPDTALVYAGTCLFEGTELSEGRGTTRPFELLGAPGIDGRWAEAANALGLPGVRFREAYFTPTFSKHQGKTVGGVQLHVHDRAAFDPVRTGIGLLVTAKRSWPEFAWLRSNPTWLDTLSGTAAVRTMVDAGAGTDEIVGAWQEGLGAFRSVRRRYLRY; this is translated from the coding sequence ATGAGCCTGTCCAGACGGGGACTTCTGGCCGCGAGCGGCGCGGCCGGGGCGCTGGCCGCCACCGGATCCGCGGCCCGCGCGGACGACGACGGGGGCGGGCGGTCCGGCGAGGGGCACGGTCACGGGCGGCGCGGGTCACGGGTGCGCACGGGCTTCGACCGGCTCGCGGCGGACGGTTACGCCCTGCTCGCCGGTGAGCGCGTCGGGGTGGTCACCAATCCGACCGGAGTGACCTCCTCCGTACGCCATGTCGTCGATGTGATGCACGCCGACGACCGGGTGGACCTCGTGGCCGTCTTCGGCCCGGAGCACGGCTTCCGCGGCACCGCCCAGGCGGGCGGCTCCGAGGGACGGTACGACGACCCGGCGACCGGGCTGCCGGTCTACGACACGTACCGGAAGTCCGGACAGCCGCTCGCGGACATCTTCACGGCCTCGGGTGTGGACACGGTCGTCTTCGATATCCAGGACGCGGGCGCGCGCTTCTACACCTATATCTGGACGCTGTTCGACTGTATGGAGTCGGCGGCCGTCGCGGGGAAACGATTCGTCGTCCTTGACCGGCCGAATCCGGTGACCGGGCGGGCCGCGCTGGGGCCGGTGCTGGAGCCGCGGTACGCCTCGTTCGTCGGCCGCCGCCCCATCGCCCAGGCACACGGGATGACGGTCGCGGAGCTGGCCGCCCTGTTCAACGCCGAGTTTCTGAAGGACCGTCCGGTACGGCTGGAGACGGTACGGATGTCGGGCTGGCGCCGCTCCGACTTCTTCGACGCCACGGGCCTGCCCTGGGTGCCGCCGAGCCCCAATATGCCCACCCCGGACACCGCGCTGGTCTATGCCGGCACCTGTCTCTTCGAGGGCACCGAGCTGTCGGAGGGCCGGGGCACGACCCGCCCGTTCGAGCTGCTCGGCGCGCCGGGGATCGACGGACGGTGGGCCGAGGCCGCGAACGCCCTCGGCCTGCCCGGGGTGCGGTTCCGGGAGGCCTACTTCACACCGACGTTCAGCAAGCACCAGGGCAAGACCGTCGGCGGGGTGCAGCTCCATGTCCACGACCGGGCCGCCTTCGACCCGGTGCGGACCGGTATCGGCCTGCTGGTGACGGCGAAGCGCAGCTGGCCCGAGTTCGCGTGGCTGCGGTCCAATCCGACCTGGCTGGACACGCTCAGCGGCACGGCGGCGGTCCGCACGATGGTGGACGCGGGGGCCGGGACGGACGAGATCGTGGGCGCGTGGCAGGAGGGGCTGGGGGCGTTCCGCTCCGTACGGAGGCGGTATCTGCGCTACTGA
- a CDS encoding erythromycin esterase family protein — protein MTISDSGPPRRAVLRTASAVALGGLVVGAAPAAAAPVPTTTAGPPGAGTDPLPALRRAARPLADLRPLEGMIGSAAIVGVGEATHSSREFFRTKNRVFRYLVERCGFTTFVLETPWSSGVRLNAYVLRGEGDLRQIMAEEFQSSYLLWRTREYLDLLRWMRQYNLRRPDRPVQFAGNDCSYAGPELFDAVTAHVAERSPALLSRFRALYAASRPVGSLHEWTERYLARPMPERRAMAAEVAEALELLESVPAGTGAAAREHAWAVQHARAVAQVGEFYTHDYFDPESARAMMLYRDRIMAENTVRWHRLTGEKVLLSAHNGHVGYETTRPDQYPRLQGAFIRDAMGSAYVCAGFTFGRGSFNAKDLTDPAEPLRRFSVGPAGPGSNEETLERVRPGNYYIDMRTAAPSARRWLSHIRPTRSIGNSWPEEPLPTDLLSSYDVLVHLPRITAADLI, from the coding sequence ATGACGATCTCCGATTCGGGCCCGCCCCGCCGTGCCGTGCTGCGTACCGCGTCCGCCGTCGCCCTCGGCGGGCTGGTCGTGGGCGCCGCACCGGCCGCCGCCGCCCCCGTACCGACCACCACCGCCGGGCCTCCCGGCGCCGGCACCGATCCGCTCCCCGCGCTACGGCGGGCGGCCCGGCCGCTGGCCGATCTGCGCCCGCTGGAGGGCATGATCGGCTCGGCGGCGATCGTCGGCGTCGGTGAGGCCACCCACAGCTCGCGGGAGTTCTTCCGCACCAAGAACCGCGTCTTCCGATATCTGGTGGAGCGGTGCGGCTTCACGACGTTCGTGCTGGAGACACCGTGGAGCAGCGGGGTGCGGCTCAACGCCTATGTGCTGCGCGGCGAGGGCGATCTGCGGCAGATCATGGCGGAGGAGTTCCAGAGTTCGTACCTCCTGTGGCGGACGCGCGAGTATCTGGACCTCCTCCGCTGGATGCGGCAGTACAACCTCCGCCGTCCGGACCGGCCGGTGCAGTTCGCCGGCAACGACTGCTCCTACGCGGGGCCCGAACTGTTCGACGCGGTGACCGCCCATGTCGCCGAGCGCAGTCCGGCGCTGCTGTCCCGGTTCCGGGCGCTGTACGCGGCCTCCCGGCCGGTCGGCTCCCTCCACGAGTGGACGGAGCGGTATCTGGCCCGGCCGATGCCGGAGCGGCGGGCGATGGCGGCCGAGGTGGCCGAGGCGCTGGAGCTGCTGGAGTCCGTCCCGGCGGGGACGGGGGCCGCCGCCCGGGAACACGCCTGGGCCGTGCAGCACGCCCGGGCCGTCGCCCAGGTCGGCGAGTTCTACACCCATGACTACTTCGACCCGGAGAGCGCCCGGGCGATGATGCTCTACCGGGACCGGATCATGGCCGAGAACACGGTCCGATGGCACCGGCTCACAGGCGAGAAGGTACTGCTGTCGGCGCACAACGGGCATGTGGGATACGAGACCACGCGGCCCGATCAGTACCCCAGGCTGCAGGGCGCTTTCATCCGGGATGCGATGGGCAGCGCCTATGTATGTGCCGGTTTCACCTTCGGCCGGGGGTCGTTCAACGCGAAGGACCTCACCGATCCGGCGGAACCGCTCCGCCGCTTCTCGGTGGGGCCGGCCGGGCCGGGGAGCAACGAGGAGACACTTGAACGAGTCCGGCCGGGGAACTACTACATCGATATGCGTACGGCGGCTCCGTCGGCGCGGCGCTGGCTGAGCCACATCCGCCCCACGAGGAGCATCGGCAACTCCTGGCCGGAGGAACCGCTTCCCACCGATCTGCTGTCCTCCTACGACGTACTGGTCCACCTCCCCCGGATCACCGCGGCCGACCTGATCTGA
- a CDS encoding serine-threonine protein kinase: MPRWDVGPYQDIGFDRDGDVDPEQRHRLLGLEVTDLVMFAHGRNHSPAAAREMYTGFFAALPQLVGRGVRPGFAGVGWPSMTFPDEPPAEPGKEPETAGEGPGGRRMPSGPSGPPPGAGPLPGVPFGSGPFGETAVGAVTPGGEGLDPGTRQALVSLFPGHGETVARIGALLAERPGSAAAVTEFGRLARRLAEAPAGGLESSCFTDDLPGDEQGPPAVLFEDPLSLCRRFAGVLRRIESGGAGPGGSRFLGAPGPAGASGAPDRSGGRGFAAGSPEIWRGARELLRQTTYYALKRRAGAVGELGLGPLLGQLARSRPALRVHLVGHGQGARLVGFALRGLPDGVRTVKSVTLLQGALSHYAFATGLPHAPGRSGALRAMEHRVDGPVVACHSRYDSALGALYPVASAPAYDGHSPAPAGSGDPRWWAMGHSGIHGVDPGVRLSLGEALAGALPRSGCVSVDVSSVVRDGAPPSGAHADICRPELAHLVVTAGRLDD; this comes from the coding sequence ATGCCGCGCTGGGACGTGGGACCGTATCAGGACATCGGTTTCGACCGGGACGGCGATGTCGATCCGGAGCAGCGGCACCGGCTGCTGGGCCTGGAGGTCACCGACCTCGTGATGTTCGCCCATGGCCGGAACCACTCCCCCGCGGCGGCGCGGGAGATGTACACGGGCTTCTTCGCCGCCCTGCCGCAACTGGTGGGGCGGGGGGTGCGCCCGGGGTTCGCGGGGGTGGGCTGGCCGTCGATGACGTTCCCGGACGAACCACCGGCGGAACCGGGGAAGGAACCGGAGACGGCCGGCGAGGGGCCGGGCGGCCGCCGGATGCCGTCCGGGCCGTCCGGGCCGCCGCCGGGTGCCGGACCGCTGCCGGGAGTGCCCTTCGGAAGCGGCCCGTTCGGGGAAACGGCCGTCGGCGCCGTGACGCCCGGCGGCGAGGGGCTGGACCCCGGGACCCGGCAGGCGCTCGTCTCGCTCTTCCCGGGGCACGGGGAGACCGTGGCCCGGATCGGGGCGCTGCTGGCCGAGCGGCCCGGTTCGGCGGCGGCGGTCACCGAGTTCGGGCGGCTCGCGCGGCGGCTCGCCGAGGCGCCGGCGGGCGGGCTGGAGTCCTCCTGTTTCACGGACGACCTGCCCGGGGACGAGCAGGGGCCGCCCGCGGTGCTGTTCGAGGACCCGCTGTCGCTCTGCCGGAGATTCGCCGGGGTGCTGCGGCGGATCGAGTCGGGGGGCGCCGGGCCCGGCGGGTCCCGGTTCCTCGGTGCCCCGGGTCCCGCCGGCGCGTCCGGAGCCCCCGACCGGTCCGGTGGCCGCGGCTTCGCCGCCGGGTCGCCGGAGATCTGGCGCGGCGCCCGGGAACTGCTGCGCCAGACGACCTATTACGCGCTCAAGCGCCGCGCGGGCGCGGTCGGGGAGCTGGGGCTCGGTCCGCTCCTCGGGCAGCTCGCCCGCAGCCGCCCGGCGCTGCGGGTCCATCTGGTCGGTCACGGGCAGGGCGCCCGGCTGGTCGGGTTCGCGCTGCGCGGTCTCCCCGACGGCGTACGGACGGTGAAGTCGGTGACGCTGCTCCAGGGCGCCTTGTCGCACTACGCGTTCGCCACCGGGCTGCCGCACGCGCCCGGGCGCTCCGGGGCGCTGCGGGCCATGGAGCACCGGGTGGACGGCCCGGTGGTGGCCTGCCATTCGCGGTACGACAGCGCGCTCGGGGCGCTCTATCCGGTCGCGTCCGCCCCGGCGTACGACGGCCACTCCCCCGCCCCCGCCGGATCCGGCGACCCCCGCTGGTGGGCCATGGGACACAGTGGCATCCACGGTGTCGACCCGGGGGTCCGGCTCTCGCTGGGAGAGGCCCTCGCCGGTGCTCTGCCCCGGTCGGGCTGTGTGAGCGTGGACGTCTCGTCGGTGGTCCGCGACGGGGCCCCGCCGTCGGGCGCGCACGCCGATATCTGCCGTCCGGAGCTGGCCCACCTGGTGGTGACGGCGGGCAGGCTGGACGACTGA
- the soxR gene encoding redox-sensitive transcriptional activator SoxR, protein MFPPSETISELTVGQLSQRSGAAVSALHFYESKGLIHSRRTSGNQRRYTRDTLRRVAFVRAAQRVGIPLSTIRDALAELPEERTPDREDWARLSETWRRELDERIRQLGRLRDTLTECIGCGCLSLETCALSNPEDAFGRRRPGSRLMPGPLWTAREASETCDGTAARDAPKE, encoded by the coding sequence GTGTTCCCACCTTCCGAGACCATCAGCGAACTCACGGTCGGCCAGCTCTCGCAGCGCAGCGGCGCGGCCGTGTCGGCCCTGCACTTCTACGAGTCCAAGGGGCTGATCCACAGCCGTCGCACCAGCGGTAATCAGCGCCGCTACACCAGGGACACCCTGCGCCGGGTGGCATTCGTACGGGCCGCGCAGCGCGTCGGCATTCCGCTGTCCACGATCCGTGACGCGCTCGCGGAACTGCCGGAGGAGCGGACCCCCGACCGGGAGGACTGGGCGAGGCTCTCCGAGACCTGGCGCCGTGAACTCGACGAGCGCATCCGGCAGCTCGGACGGCTGCGGGACACCCTCACCGAGTGCATCGGCTGCGGCTGTCTCTCCCTGGAGACCTGCGCCCTGTCCAACCCCGAGGACGCTTTCGGCCGCCGGCGGCCCGGCTCCCGGCTCATGCCCGGCCCGCTGTGGACGGCCCGGGAGGCATCGGAAACCTGCGACGGAACGGCGGCCCGGGACGCGCCGAAGGAATGA
- a CDS encoding MaoC family dehydratase: protein MAEPRVFTSAAELRAGVGEPLGRSDWLEIDQQRIDLFADATGDHQWIHVDPARAADGPFGTTIAHGYLTLSLLPLLVPQVLRVEGMKMGLNYGTDKVRFPAPVPVGSRLRAAVTLTRVAEAGDGVQVTALVTVEREGGEKPVCVAESVSRYYF, encoded by the coding sequence ATGGCCGAGCCGAGGGTCTTCACCTCCGCCGCCGAACTGCGCGCCGGGGTCGGCGAGCCGCTGGGGCGGAGCGACTGGCTGGAGATCGACCAGCAGCGGATCGACCTCTTCGCGGATGCCACCGGCGACCACCAGTGGATCCATGTGGACCCCGCGCGGGCGGCGGACGGCCCGTTCGGAACGACCATCGCCCACGGCTATCTGACACTGTCACTGCTGCCCCTGCTGGTCCCGCAGGTGCTGCGGGTCGAGGGCATGAAGATGGGCCTGAACTACGGCACGGACAAGGTCCGATTCCCCGCGCCCGTGCCGGTGGGCTCCCGGCTGCGCGCCGCCGTCACCCTGACCCGGGTCGCGGAGGCGGGCGACGGGGTGCAGGTGACCGCCCTGGTGACGGTGGAGCGCGAGGGCGGCGAGAAGCCGGTGTGCGTGGCGGAGTCCGTATCGCGCTACTACTTCTGA
- a CDS encoding TetR/AcrR family transcriptional regulator, with amino-acid sequence MTAADDRTPDCGSEDVPWGEVAPEAARRLLVAAVEAFAERGYHATTTRDIASRAGMSPAALYIHYKTKEELLHRISSLGHTRALEVLSAAAARGGTPGERLAGAVSSFVRWHAGRHDTARVVQYELDALTPEHRTEIVALRRRSDAVVREIIHEGVESGEFDVPDVPGTTLAVLSLCIDVARWFNVNGRRTPDEVGALYADLVLRMVSARR; translated from the coding sequence ATGACCGCGGCCGACGACAGGACGCCCGACTGCGGGAGCGAGGACGTCCCGTGGGGCGAGGTGGCGCCCGAGGCCGCGCGCAGGCTGCTCGTCGCCGCGGTCGAGGCCTTCGCCGAACGGGGCTACCACGCCACCACCACCCGCGATATCGCGAGCCGGGCCGGAATGAGCCCCGCCGCGCTCTATATCCACTACAAGACCAAGGAGGAGCTGCTCCACCGGATCAGCAGCCTCGGTCACACCCGTGCGCTGGAGGTGTTGTCGGCCGCCGCGGCGCGCGGCGGCACCCCGGGCGAGCGGCTGGCCGGCGCGGTCTCCTCCTTCGTCCGCTGGCACGCCGGGCGGCATGACACGGCCAGGGTGGTCCAGTACGAGCTGGACGCGCTGACCCCCGAGCACCGCACCGAGATCGTGGCCCTCCGGCGCCGCAGCGACGCCGTCGTCCGGGAGATCATCCACGAGGGGGTGGAGTCGGGCGAGTTCGACGTTCCGGATGTGCCCGGGACGACGCTGGCCGTGCTCTCCCTCTGTATCGACGTCGCCCGCTGGTTCAACGTCAACGGCAGACGTACACCCGACGAAGTCGGCGCCCTCTACGCGGACCTGGTGCTGCGGATGGTCTCGGCCCGGCGCTGA
- a CDS encoding acyl-CoA dehydrogenase family protein — MDLELNDEQSAVRRLAADFVRREVTPYATAWDRAESVDRDIVGKLGALGFLGLAVDPDYGGSGGDHLTYCLVTEELGRGDSSVRGIVSVSLGLVTKTIAAWGDEEQKRTWLPRLTSGEAIGCFGLTEPGTGSDAGNLTTRADRDGGDYLLTGTKMFITNGTWADIALVFARTGGAPGHRGVSAFLVPTDSPGLTRTPVHGKLGLRGQATAELVLDRVRVPASALLGPAGKGFSVAMSALTRGRISVAAGCVGIAQAALDAAVGYAGEREQFGRPIAGHQLVQELISDISVDVAAARLLTWRAAGLVDRGEDFATAASQAKLFASEAAVRAANNALQVYGGYGYIDEYPVGKLVRDARVMTLYEGTSQIQKLIIGRALTGVSAF; from the coding sequence GTGGATCTGGAGCTGAACGACGAGCAGTCGGCGGTACGGCGGCTCGCGGCGGACTTCGTACGCCGGGAGGTCACCCCGTACGCCACCGCCTGGGACCGGGCCGAGAGCGTCGACCGGGACATCGTCGGAAAGCTGGGCGCCCTCGGCTTCCTCGGTCTGGCCGTCGACCCCGATTACGGCGGCTCGGGCGGCGACCATCTGACGTACTGCCTGGTCACCGAGGAGCTGGGGCGCGGCGACTCCTCCGTGCGGGGCATCGTGTCGGTCTCCCTCGGGCTGGTCACCAAGACCATCGCGGCCTGGGGCGACGAGGAGCAGAAGCGCACCTGGCTGCCGCGGCTGACCTCCGGCGAGGCGATCGGCTGCTTCGGGCTCACCGAGCCCGGCACCGGCTCCGACGCCGGGAACCTGACCACCCGGGCGGACCGGGACGGCGGTGACTACCTGCTGACCGGCACCAAGATGTTCATCACCAACGGCACCTGGGCCGATATCGCTCTGGTCTTCGCCCGGACCGGGGGTGCCCCCGGCCACCGGGGCGTCTCCGCCTTCCTGGTGCCCACCGACAGCCCGGGGCTGACCCGCACGCCCGTCCACGGCAAGCTCGGACTGCGCGGGCAGGCCACCGCCGAGCTGGTGCTCGACCGGGTGCGCGTCCCGGCCTCGGCCCTGCTCGGGCCGGCGGGCAAGGGCTTCTCGGTCGCGATGTCCGCGCTCACCCGGGGGCGGATCTCCGTCGCCGCGGGCTGTGTCGGCATCGCCCAGGCCGCGCTGGATGCGGCCGTGGGGTACGCGGGCGAGCGGGAGCAGTTCGGCCGGCCCATCGCGGGCCATCAGCTCGTCCAGGAGCTGATCAGTGATATCTCCGTGGACGTGGCCGCCGCCCGGCTGCTGACCTGGCGGGCCGCCGGCCTCGTCGACCGGGGGGAGGACTTCGCCACCGCCGCGTCACAGGCGAAGCTGTTCGCCTCCGAGGCGGCCGTCCGGGCGGCCAACAACGCGCTCCAGGTCTACGGTGGCTATGGCTACATCGACGAGTATCCGGTCGGGAAGCTGGTCCGGGACGCCCGGGTGATGACACTCTACGAAGGCACCAGCCAGATTCAGAAGCTGATCATCGGCCGGGCCCTGACCGGCGTCTCCGCCTTCTGA
- a CDS encoding TetR/AcrR family transcriptional regulator: MARPRKPLLSRDRIVAAASALVDAEGLEAVSTRRLAAELGVSGPSLYNHFRTKDEILEAVADAVSDRIDLSMFDPDDGRDWHTALHDWAHSHRAALRAHPNIVPVFARGPGRRPAGLRVADAVFGAMVRAGWPAAQATRIGALMRYFITGSALGSFARGFVDDATAYDPAVYPHLGRAHLLAEHQEQVDEGAFETGLRAIIDGLSVQYAALDR; encoded by the coding sequence ATGGCCCGACCCCGCAAGCCCCTCCTCAGCCGCGACCGCATCGTCGCCGCGGCAAGCGCGCTGGTGGACGCCGAGGGGCTCGAAGCGGTCTCCACCCGCCGCCTCGCCGCGGAGCTGGGCGTCAGCGGCCCGTCGCTCTACAACCACTTCCGGACCAAGGACGAGATCCTCGAAGCGGTCGCGGACGCGGTCAGCGACCGGATCGACCTCTCGATGTTCGACCCGGACGACGGGCGCGACTGGCACACCGCGCTGCACGACTGGGCGCATTCGCACCGGGCGGCACTGCGGGCCCATCCGAATATCGTGCCGGTCTTCGCCCGCGGCCCCGGCCGCCGTCCGGCCGGGCTGCGGGTCGCCGACGCGGTGTTCGGTGCGATGGTGCGCGCGGGCTGGCCGGCCGCCCAGGCCACCCGGATCGGCGCGCTGATGCGCTACTTCATCACCGGCTCGGCGCTGGGCTCCTTCGCCCGGGGCTTCGTGGACGACGCCACGGCGTACGACCCCGCCGTCTATCCCCATCTGGGCCGCGCGCATCTGCTGGCGGAGCACCAGGAGCAGGTCGACGAAGGCGCGTTCGAAACCGGCCTGCGGGCGATCATCGACGGACTGTCCGTCCAGTACGCGGCCCTGGACCGGTAG